In Sphingomonas sp. JUb134, the sequence GACTGGGCGCTTGCGCACGCCCTTGCCGAAGCGAGCGAGGAGGCGCTCGCCGTCACCGATCGCGCAGGGCAGCTGGTATGCGCGAATGGGCGCTATGCCGAGCGGTTCGGCGGCTATCCGACCCCGCCAGGACTGCCGCTGGAGGAAGAGGGGGCGGCGCAGCTTGCAGCCGCCGGACGCGCCGCGTGGCGCGACGGTCGTGCCTCCGCGTGGATCCGCGCGGACGGCAATGTACTGGAAGCTCGCGATCGAGCGCGTCGGCGACGGGACACTGGTGTGGCGCTTTTTCGGTGGCGGCCGCGCGACCGCTTCCATCGAGGCGGAGCAGTGGCTGTCGGGCCCGCATGGTGATCGGCTGGGCGGGGCGGGCATCATGGCCGCACTGCTTGGCTCCGACGGTCGTATCCGTTCCGCCAACCGCGTCTTGCGCGCCCGCGCCCTCGGGCATGAAGAGGGCTCGATCGTCGGCCGCGACTTCGCCCGTTTCCTCACCACGGACGGTGAGGGGCGCATCCGTTTCGAACGCGAGGGCGCAGGCGGCAACCCGTTGCGGCTGCTCCAGGTGCCGTTCCTCCCCGACGAAGGGGCGCCGATGCTCGTCGTGCTGCTCGACGAGGAGGCGGCCGAGGCTGCCGCGCCGATCTCCGGCGGGGCGGCGGGGCATGTCCGCGCGCTGGTCTCGCTGCTTCCGGTCGGCATGGCGCTGGTCGATCGCGACGGGCGCTTCCTGCACATGAACCACGCTTTTGCGCGCGCGACCGGCGTCAATACCAACGCGCCGCCGCTCTACCCGGGCGATCTCGTGGTGCGGGAGGACAAGGGCGCGCTTGCCGATGCGATCCGCCGTTTTGCGGGCGGGGCGCAGCACGCCTCGGACATGGCGGTCCGGCTGATCAGCCACCCCGACGAGCCGATCGCGCTCACCATCGGGGGCGGGCGCGGCCTGGGCGACGCTGCGGTGTTGCTGACCCTCAAGGATACCGGCGAGGAATCGCGCCTGAAGCGCCAGGTCGCCCAGGCGACCAAGATGCAGGCGGTGGGCCAGCTGGCCGGCGGTGTCGCCCATGATTTCAACAACATATTGACCGCTATTATCGGTCATTGTGACCTGATGCTGATGCGCCATACCCCCGGCGACAGCGACTATGACGACATCCAGCAGATCCGCGCCAACTCCAATCGCGCGGCAAGCCTGACCCGCCAACTGCTCGCCTTCTCGCGCCAGCAGACGCTCCGGCCGCAGGTGCTGCAGCTTCCCGACGTGATCTCCGAAGTGTCGAACCTGTTGAAGCGCCTGCTGGGAGAGGCGGTCGAGCTGGTGGTGCGGCACGGTCGCAACCTCGGTCCCGTGCGCGCGGACCCGGGTCAGCTCGAGCAGGTGGTGGTGAACTTGGCGGTCAACGCCCGCGACGCCATGGTCGCCAAGAACCCCAACGGCCGCGGCCGCCTCGTGATCGAGACCCTGGCGATCGGCGCGGCCGAGGTGCGGGCGATGGAGAACGAGGTGCTTCCGGTCGGCGACTATACCGCCGTGCGCATCACCGATACGGGGACCGGCATCGCGCCGGACGTGCTGCCCAAGATCTTCGAACCTTTCTTCACCACCAAGGAGGTGGGCAAGGGCACCGGCCTCGGCCTTTCGACGGTCTATGGCATCATCAAGCAGTCGGGTGGCTACATCTTTGCCGAGTCGCAGGTCGGGCAGGGGACGTCCTTTACGATCTTTCTTCCCGTCCACTCGGCGCCTGCCATCGCCGCCCTGCCGCCGCCGGTGCAGCCGCGCCGTGAGCGACCCAGCGACATCTGGGGTACCGGCACGATCCTGCTGGTGGAGGATGAGGACATGGTCCGCTCGGTCGCCGAGCGCGCGCTGACGCGCCAGGGCTACAAGGTGCTGACGGCGGAGAATGGCGAAGCCGCGCTCGAGCTCCTGGCCGACCGGCCGCAGATCGACTTGCTCGTGTCCGACGTGGTGATGCCGGCGATGGACGGTCCGACCATGGCCCGGCACGTGCGGCGCATCTATCCCGACCTGCCGATCCTCTTCATGTCGGGCTATGCCGAGGAGCAGCTTCGCCGATCGATCGATCTCGGCAACGTCGCCTTTCTGCCGAAACCCTTCTCCGTTCAGCAGCTTGGCGAAGCTGCTCGTGACGTTCTGGCAACGAAATGAGGCTTGGCGTTCGTGCCGCCATCTGCTTAGACGCGCGGGCATGACAGCTCCCCAGCGTATCCTCATCGTCGAGGACGAGCCCCTGATCGCGATGATGCTCGAGGATTTCCTCGACATCCTCGGCAAGTCCGTCGCCGGCACCGCCGATTGCGTCAGCGATGCGCTGTCCCGGATCGAGGAGGGCGGCATCGATGCCGCGATCCTCGACGTCAATCTGCGCGGCGGTGAGAAGAGCTGGCCGATCGCGGACGCGCTCGCCGCTGCCGGCATCCCGTTCGTGCTTGCCACCGGCGGGTCCGGCGACGCGGTGGAGCCCACGCACCGCGACCGCCCGGTGTTGCCCAAGCCGTTCACCATGGACGGCGTGGAGAAGGCGCTTACCGAGCTCGGCTAAGCGCCGTTCTGTTTTTCCAGTTGTTGTACGTCCGGAGCGCTCCATCCACGGGCGTGACGCGGTGCGTCCGTCTCATGTGGTTCGCCTCTTGTTCTCACGGAACAAATGGAATACATGGCGAACAACGCGTTGAACGGCTCGCGCGGTTGCTCTAGCGATGGAGGCCACGAATGGCGGCAAACCTCAAGGTGATCGACAGCAAGATGGCAGCGACCAACGACAAGGCTGCGGGCGAGCGGCAGAAGGCGCTCGACGCAGCGCTCGCGCAGATCGACCGCGCGTTCGGCAAGGGTTCGGCGATGAAGCTGGGCCAGAAGGAAGCCATGCAGGTCGAGGCGATCTCGACCGGTTCGCTCGGCCTCGACATCGCGCTTGGCGTCGGCGGCCTGCCGCGCGGCCGTGTGATCGAGGTCTATGGTCCGGAAAGCTCGGGCAAGACCACGCTCGCGCTCCACGTGATTGCAGAGGCGCAGAAGAACGGCGGCACCGCCGCGTTCGTCGACGCCGAGCATGCGCTTGATCCCGTCTATGCCAAGAAGCTGGGCGTCAACATCGACGAACTGATCGTCTCGCAGCCGGATACCGGCGAGCAGGCGCTGGAGATCACCGACACGCTGGTGCGGTCGAACGCGATCGACGTGCTGGTGGTGGACTCGGTGGCGGCACTGGTGCCGCGCGCGGAGATCGAGGGCGAGATGGGCGACAGCCACGTCGGCCTCCAGGCCCGCCTGATGTCGCAGTCGTTGCGCAAGCTGACCGGCTCGATCAGCCGCTCGCGCTGCATGGTGATCTTCATCAACCAGCTGCGCATGAAGATCGGCGTGATGTACGGCAATCCGGAGACGACGACGGGCGGCAATGCGCTCAAGTTCTACGCGTCGGTCCGCCTGGACATCCGCCGCACCGGCCAGATCAAGGACCGCGAGGACATCATCGGCAACTCGACGCGGGTGAAGGTCGTCAAGAACAAGGTCGCCCCGCCGTTCAAGCAGGTCGAGTTCGACATCATGTACGGTGAGGGTATCTCCAAGATCGGCGAGATCCTCGACCTGGGCGTGAAGGCCGGATTGGTGGAAAAGGCCGGCGCCTGGTTCAGCTACGACTCGGTCCGCATCGGGCAGGGGCGCGAGAACGCCAAGACCTTCCTCAAGGAGAATGACGAACTCCGCGACCGCCTGGAGCGCGCGATCCGTGCGCGTACGGAAAAGGTCGCCGAGGAAATGATGACCGGCCCCGATGCCGAGGACGACGGCGACGATCTCTGATCGCCCGCTGATGCCCTGAGAAGAGGCCCGCTGGCTCCCGCCGGTGGGCCTTTTTTATGGCGGCACTCGGCCGCGGCCAGGATCTTCTCGTTGCCGGATGCTCGAGGGGCTCCCCTGCCAGCGTGACTTCACGCCGAAGTAGGAGAGTTCACCTACTTCGTACCCCCGCGGAGGCGGGGGCCGAGCTGCGATGGCTGCCGAACGTCGGCGTAGCCCTTCGCCTCACGGCGCCAGGTTGCGCGCGCCGTACCGCACGGACCACCGCGAGCCGCCGCATCGAACGCCCGACGCCGCCCGCCCTCCAAACTCCAGACGCGCCGCGACTTCCCTCGTGCAAGCGGCCCGGCAGAGCAGGGCGCTCGCTGCGTCAGTCGCTCATCTTGACCGGCTGGATCAGCCCCGACGCATCATAGCGGATCGGCTGGATCGCGACCCGGCGTTCCCCGGCATAGGGGCCATCGCCGGTTTGCCCTTCCCAACGGTGGTAGACGATTAGCCACTCGCCCGTTTTCGGATCCCGCACGAAACTGTGGTGCCCGGGGCCCTTGTACTTGGCATCGGCCGTCAGGATCGCGCCGCGATACTGCCACGGCCCGATCGGCGAGGATGCCGTCGCGTAATGGACGGAATAGTCCGAGCGGTTCCACCGGCCGTGGCTGTACGAAAGATAGTAGATGCCGTTCCGCTCGTGCACGAAGGCGCCCTCGGTGAAGTGCGGCGGCTGCTCGACCGGCACCTCGCGTGCGATCGTCACCATGTTCGGGGCTAGCTCGAACACCCGCAGCTTCGCACCGGCACTTCCCCCTGCATAGAGCAGCCGGCGTCCGGATTTCGGGTCGATGAACACGGTGGGGTCGATCGCCTCGAAGCCGTCGCCGCCCGTCAGCAGCGGCTTGCCGCTGTCAGTGCAGGGGCCGGCAGGGCTGGAGCAGACGGCCACGCCCAGTCGGCTCGGCGTCGGGTTCTGCGGGCCGATCGAATAGTAGAAATAGTAGCGGCCGCGATCGAGGACCATGTCGGGCGCCCAGAGGTAGTGCACCGGCGCGCCGTCCGCCTCGGTCCAGCGAATGTCCCTCAGCCGCAGCAGCGGGTCCTTCTTCCAGTTCCGCCGGTCCGTCGTGGACCAGGCCTGGAGGCCGTCCCCGCCAGTGGGATAGATCCACATCTTGCCTTCGGCCACCATGGCCGAGGGGTCGGCCCCCGCAAAGACCGACGGAACGTCCTGCGCCACACCCGCCGTGGCTGAGAGGAGCAGGGCGATCGCGGCGCCTGCAAGCGCGCTACGACAGTGGTGGGAAAGCATCCTGTACGTCATCCGCCCACTCTGCCGATGCAGCTGCTGGAAGCGCAAGGGTGTCCGAGACCACTGCCAGCCTCAGTTCGGCCCTTGCCCGGGCTCGCCTGCGGAAAGCGATGGCGCCTGCGGCGGCACGGGGCTGCTCGCCGCCTCGACCGCTTCGTCGTACCAGCCCGCCAAGTCGACCTTCATCTGGTGCAGCGCTTCCGGGTTCACATAGGTCATGTGCCCGGCGGGATAGTAGCGGAACGAGAGGTTCCCCTGCTGCGACCGCTCCAGCATCATGTGCCCCAGGTCGTTTTCGGTCCCGAAGAACGGCGTTGCCATGTCGTAGTACCCGTTCAGCGACAGCACTTTCAGATACGGGTTCGCGCGCATCGCCGCGCCCAGGTCCAGCGCCGTGTTGGGGTTGTTCTGCGCGCCAAAGCCGCGTCCCGGGGCCTTGTGCTGCCAGTTCCACGTCCAGCCGGCGGCCTCTCGGGCGCTCAGCCGGTAGGGCATCTCCGTCTTGTAGCCGAGCGTATGGGTCACGTAATCGTGGAAGGTCGCGATGAACGCGCCGCTGATCGCGTCCGATGAGGCATCGGTTTCCGGCCGTTCGCCGGCCGCGTCCGGATCAATCCCGGTGTAGCGGGAGTCGAACCGGCCGATGGTCTGCCGCCGGTCGCGCAGCAACTCCTTCTGGAAGCGCGCGAGGTCGACGCGGAGGTTTGCCTGCTTGATGAACGCTGGCGAGAGTCCGATCAGCTGGCTCATCTGCTCGGCGATCGCGTCTTCTTCCGCGGGCGAGATGGTCTGCCCCTTGGCCAGCGCCGCGGCATAGGGTCCGACCGCAAAGGCGCGTGCCTGGGCGACGGCCGTTGCCACGTCGGCAGGCGGGTTGGGCAGCTTGCGGTGGTACCAGGCGGTCGCTGCAAAGCTCGGAAGATAGTTCAGGTACAGCTGGTCGAGTCCCGGCTGGCGATAGCCGTAGTTCATGATCGAGGAGAGCAGCACCACGCCGTTCAGCGCCATGCCCCGATCCTGGAGTTGATAGGCGAGCGCCCCCGATCGCAACGTGCCGTAGCTTTCGCCGAACAGGAACTTGGGGCTGTTCCAGCGTCCGTTCTTCGTCACATAGCGCAGGATCGCCTTGGCGAACACGTCGGCATCCTCGTCGACACCGTAGAAAGCCTCGGGCTTCGCATCGCCGAGCGGCCGGGAATAGCCCGCGCCGATCGCGTCCAGAAACACCATGTCCGTCTTGTCGAGCAGCGTCTCGCCATTGGGCCCGAAATCATAAGGCGCCGGCTTGATGAACTCCGGGTTGGTGGTCTTCAGGCGAACGGGGGCGAAGGAGCCCATGTGCAGCCAGAAGGTCGGGCTGCCGGGGCCGCCGTTGTAGAAGAAGGTGATCGGGCGTCTGGTGCCGGGCTTGGTCCCGTCGAGCGTGTAGGCGGTGTAGAACATGCTGGCTGTCGGCTTGCCCTCGATGTCGCGCACGGTGAGCGTACCGGCGGTCGCCGTATAACCGAGCGACCGGCCGCCGACCGTCACCCGGCCCTTGGATCGTGCTTCCTGCTCCTCGACTGGTGGAATGGCCCAGCCTGCCTCGGCCTGCTCCTTCATCTTGTCCTTGTGATCCTCGGCCCCCGCGCGCCCGCGCTCCACTTTGGGCTCTGCAGCCCCCTGGGCAGTCGCTGCGGCGGAAGAGCAAAGCAGCAGGGCGACGAGAAACCTGACACCGATCGACATTCACAAACCCCCAGAAGAAAACATGAATTCGGCACCGGCGCCCAGCCGCCCACACGAGGCTGGCCGCGCCATCGGCAGGGTCAGTTCACCCGCCGTACCCGCATGGCAGGCTGACCCGCCACATTCGCCAGATAGCTGCCCATTGCCGCCCGGCGGATTGCGATCGCCATTCCCGGCTTCGGATCGCGCGCCAGGATGCGTCCGTCGATCTGCTGCCACCGCGCGCCATCGGCGAGCACCATGACCCACTTCCCATCCGGCGTCGTGCTGACGCCTTTGATGCTGGTGTCGATGCGGGCAGGCGGAGGGGGCGCTTGTTCCTGCTCGCGCACCGCGATCGCCGGGGCGGGAGCGCTGCGCCCGAATTGCGCCGCCTGCGCCTCCGCGATCCGGGTCCGGGTCGCCACCACCAGACCCCCCTTGTTCAGCAGCACCTCCACCTCTGCGGTGCGGGCGTCGAGGCAGCGCAGTCGCGCCGCCGCGTCGGTAATCGTGCGGCATTGGAGCAGGGCCTGCAGGGGGTCGACCCGACCCGGGTCGGCCTCGCGGGCGAAGGCAGCGGGAGAGGCGAGCACAAGTCCCAGCCCGAACGCCATTCCCAAAGCCGTATGTGCGGAAACCATGACCTAGATCCCTCGACGCGCGCCGAGGGCGACGCGCTGTTCCTGAACGTTGCATTTATGCGACAGTGTCGCGCCATTTTCTTTCATCGTGAAAGCAGTCTTGCAACTATTTTTGTGCAGTGCATCGTAAGCGGACGAACAAAAGTTCGAGAGGCATGATCCTGAAAGATTCGAGCCCGTCTGGCTCGGGGGCAACAGAAGGGGAACTGCATGAATCGCAATCGTGGACGCCGCCTGGCGCTGCGCGCCGGCGCCGCACCTTTGGTATTGATCGCCGCTACACTCGGCTTTCCTGCTTTCGCGCAGGATGCGCCTCAGGAAAGCACCTCAACCTCCCAGAATGTCGGCATCAGCGCCGTTCCAACCGGCAGCGGCGAGCCGAACCAGAGTCTTGACGAAAACCAGGGCACGATCGTTGTTACGGGATCGCGTATTGCACGTCGCGATCTGACTTCCGACAGCCCACTGGCAGTCGTTTCCCAGGAAGAATTCAAGCTTTCCGGCGCAGTGAACGTAGAAAGCGTCTTGAACACGTTGCCCCAGGTCATTCCGGGATCGACCGGATTCTCGAACAATCCAGGTGGCGGCGTCGCGACGCTTAACCTTCGCGGCTTGGGCAGTAACCGAAATCTGGTGCTCGTCA encodes:
- a CDS encoding response regulator gives rise to the protein MTAPQRILIVEDEPLIAMMLEDFLDILGKSVAGTADCVSDALSRIEEGGIDAAILDVNLRGGEKSWPIADALAAAGIPFVLATGGSGDAVEPTHRDRPVLPKPFTMDGVEKALTELG
- the recA gene encoding recombinase RecA, whose amino-acid sequence is MAANLKVIDSKMAATNDKAAGERQKALDAALAQIDRAFGKGSAMKLGQKEAMQVEAISTGSLGLDIALGVGGLPRGRVIEVYGPESSGKTTLALHVIAEAQKNGGTAAFVDAEHALDPVYAKKLGVNIDELIVSQPDTGEQALEITDTLVRSNAIDVLVVDSVAALVPRAEIEGEMGDSHVGLQARLMSQSLRKLTGSISRSRCMVIFINQLRMKIGVMYGNPETTTGGNALKFYASVRLDIRRTGQIKDREDIIGNSTRVKVVKNKVAPPFKQVEFDIMYGEGISKIGEILDLGVKAGLVEKAGAWFSYDSVRIGQGRENAKTFLKENDELRDRLERAIRARTEKVAEEMMTGPDAEDDGDDL
- a CDS encoding family 43 glycosylhydrolase, which produces MTYRMLSHHCRSALAGAAIALLLSATAGVAQDVPSVFAGADPSAMVAEGKMWIYPTGGDGLQAWSTTDRRNWKKDPLLRLRDIRWTEADGAPVHYLWAPDMVLDRGRYYFYYSIGPQNPTPSRLGVAVCSSPAGPCTDSGKPLLTGGDGFEAIDPTVFIDPKSGRRLLYAGGSAGAKLRVFELAPNMVTIAREVPVEQPPHFTEGAFVHERNGIYYLSYSHGRWNRSDYSVHYATASSPIGPWQYRGAILTADAKYKGPGHHSFVRDPKTGEWLIVYHRWEGQTGDGPYAGERRVAIQPIRYDASGLIQPVKMSD
- a CDS encoding S10 family peptidase translates to MSIGVRFLVALLLCSSAAATAQGAAEPKVERGRAGAEDHKDKMKEQAEAGWAIPPVEEQEARSKGRVTVGGRSLGYTATAGTLTVRDIEGKPTASMFYTAYTLDGTKPGTRRPITFFYNGGPGSPTFWLHMGSFAPVRLKTTNPEFIKPAPYDFGPNGETLLDKTDMVFLDAIGAGYSRPLGDAKPEAFYGVDEDADVFAKAILRYVTKNGRWNSPKFLFGESYGTLRSGALAYQLQDRGMALNGVVLLSSIMNYGYRQPGLDQLYLNYLPSFAATAWYHRKLPNPPADVATAVAQARAFAVGPYAAALAKGQTISPAEEDAIAEQMSQLIGLSPAFIKQANLRVDLARFQKELLRDRRQTIGRFDSRYTGIDPDAAGERPETDASSDAISGAFIATFHDYVTHTLGYKTEMPYRLSAREAAGWTWNWQHKAPGRGFGAQNNPNTALDLGAAMRANPYLKVLSLNGYYDMATPFFGTENDLGHMMLERSQQGNLSFRYYPAGHMTYVNPEALHQMKVDLAGWYDEAVEAASSPVPPQAPSLSAGEPGQGPN